A genomic window from Alkalihalobacillus sp. AL-G includes:
- a CDS encoding DoxX family protein, with protein sequence MKKLTITYWIFTGLLVALMLLGSIPDIMSTPEAVALFNHLGYPAYLLPFIGIAKLLGVVAILIPGFPRLKEWAYAGFVIDLTGAMYSSISVGDPAGGLVIFFIGYILIAGSYVFYHKKRKAVSSNPININKSVTTN encoded by the coding sequence TTGAAAAAATTGACGATTACCTACTGGATTTTCACAGGGCTGTTGGTAGCATTAATGCTTTTAGGTTCTATTCCCGATATCATGTCTACTCCCGAAGCAGTTGCCTTATTCAACCATCTGGGTTACCCTGCCTATCTTCTACCCTTTATTGGAATTGCCAAATTATTAGGTGTGGTAGCGATACTGATCCCTGGTTTTCCTCGACTTAAGGAATGGGCATATGCCGGATTTGTAATTGATTTGACTGGTGCTATGTATTCAAGCATATCAGTAGGTGATCCTGCCGGTGGTTTGGTGATTTTCTTTATTGGATACATTTTGATAGCAGGCTCTTATGTTTTCTATCACAAAAAACGAAAAGCAGTTTCATCGAATCCTATAAATATTAACAAAAGTGTAACGACTAATTAA
- a CDS encoding helix-turn-helix transcriptional regulator, translating into MKTTLNALAEPNRLYIVELLRDGPLTVGEIADRLGLKQPQASKHLRVLSNAGLVEVQAVANRRIYKLRAEPFKELESWLESYRHIWNERFDRLDDYLQDLQRKEVDHDDKQ; encoded by the coding sequence ATGAAAACAACTTTGAATGCTCTTGCTGAGCCCAACCGATTGTATATTGTAGAACTTTTACGTGACGGACCTCTCACAGTGGGGGAAATTGCCGATCGACTCGGGCTTAAACAGCCACAAGCTTCCAAACATCTTCGTGTACTTAGCAACGCAGGGCTTGTCGAGGTGCAAGCAGTCGCCAATCGACGGATCTACAAGCTGAGGGCAGAACCGTTCAAAGAACTTGAATCCTGGTTGGAATCCTACCGACATATCTGGAACGAGAGGTTCGACCGCTTGGACGATTACCTGCAGGACCTGCAAAGAAAGGAAGTGGACCATGACGACAAGCAGTAG
- a CDS encoding triacylglycerol lipase, translating into MRKGFAFLTVIALVSSILSPTSMAKTGEFVQGTGINSTLKFAPDEDYDHDGLTNQKEDDMGLNILEEDTDYDQIRDGDEVSSYTTDPTKSDSDHDGLDDGDELFELNQNPLDPDQNKNGIEDGKETRTVPLIKNDFGIKGNVTGVGSIYGQYSMEQNPIIMLNKINTIKTIYFDTLNKGLLFNVEIPVHTKLDDPLLLIYRHKSGQLKPVKTQQYEQEEQVITAEFKGGGTLVVVSEKAYQTSKIPANANLTKLSKVPIDQNIQIAGIPGLTISQEMRSQRKTDRKGKAITDPNIIIFKEKRQFRDEKMSGSKQIVSKAFYKIGSIYSDGTQTYATLSAVSTESGNQPTIMVHGLNSNTSRWGFDKLWQNDDNIPEADEYINSYESFTGREYSNGYDSSYGNYDVHYLGDAGDQGDLGWQLNLDFYYTPNVDLFGFNYEHNGHVGEGAAWLRHYIGDLESLGYINSYDDINLVAHSKGGLISRYLIENLGYSYYVDRLMTFGTPHFGSDRVFFGTDMDRFGSELWGTDSGDDYCNQFTNNHDFTLYFAVGAWEKDDVPNNIENRWILAPNLNGTPNHVYYSYHQDVTDLFNQSGMFFSSTPEIHDTWVNIDTALGSDDDKMDNNGISPGTLPKVNMHKRWYLFDEVYGNHSEMTEHADADNETYMVLSGQYD; encoded by the coding sequence ATGAGAAAAGGCTTTGCTTTTTTAACAGTTATTGCCCTTGTAAGCTCTATCTTATCCCCAACCAGTATGGCAAAGACGGGTGAATTTGTTCAAGGAACTGGAATAAACAGCACTCTAAAATTCGCACCTGATGAAGACTATGATCATGATGGTTTAACGAATCAGAAAGAGGACGATATGGGCCTGAACATACTCGAAGAAGATACGGACTATGATCAAATTCGTGACGGCGATGAGGTGTCAAGCTATACTACAGATCCAACTAAATCAGATAGTGATCATGACGGATTGGATGATGGTGATGAACTTTTTGAATTAAACCAAAACCCTTTAGATCCTGATCAAAACAAAAATGGTATTGAAGATGGTAAAGAAACAAGGACGGTACCGCTCATTAAAAATGATTTCGGGATTAAAGGGAATGTGACTGGTGTAGGTTCGATTTATGGCCAATATTCAATGGAACAAAATCCGATCATCATGCTGAATAAAATCAATACGATCAAAACCATATATTTTGACACACTTAACAAGGGGTTGCTATTCAACGTTGAAATTCCGGTTCACACCAAGCTGGATGATCCTCTCCTTCTCATTTATAGACATAAATCAGGACAGTTGAAGCCTGTTAAAACACAACAGTATGAACAAGAAGAACAAGTTATAACTGCCGAATTCAAAGGTGGAGGAACCCTTGTTGTCGTTTCAGAAAAAGCCTATCAAACGTCTAAGATCCCAGCTAATGCAAACCTTACTAAACTATCAAAAGTACCTATTGATCAAAACATTCAAATAGCTGGTATTCCGGGGTTAACAATCAGCCAGGAAATGCGAAGTCAAAGGAAAACTGATCGAAAGGGCAAGGCTATAACCGACCCTAATATCATCATTTTTAAAGAAAAAAGACAGTTTAGGGACGAAAAAATGAGCGGGTCGAAACAAATAGTCAGCAAAGCCTTTTATAAGATTGGGTCTATATATTCAGATGGCACTCAAACATACGCCACCTTATCCGCCGTATCAACCGAAAGCGGCAATCAGCCAACGATCATGGTTCATGGATTAAACTCGAATACATCAAGATGGGGATTTGATAAGCTTTGGCAAAATGACGACAATATCCCAGAGGCGGATGAATATATCAATAGTTATGAAAGCTTTACCGGAAGAGAATACTCAAATGGATACGATTCCTCTTATGGGAATTATGATGTCCACTATTTAGGCGATGCTGGTGACCAAGGTGATTTAGGCTGGCAGCTGAATCTCGATTTCTACTACACTCCAAACGTTGATCTTTTCGGTTTCAATTATGAACATAATGGTCATGTTGGAGAAGGTGCAGCTTGGTTGAGACATTATATTGGGGATTTAGAAAGCTTAGGCTACATCAACTCCTACGATGATATAAATCTTGTAGCACATAGTAAAGGCGGTTTAATCTCAAGGTATCTTATCGAAAATCTAGGTTACAGTTATTATGTGGACCGTTTGATGACATTTGGCACCCCGCATTTCGGATCAGACCGAGTGTTCTTCGGAACCGACATGGATCGTTTTGGAAGTGAGTTATGGGGTACAGATTCTGGAGACGATTACTGTAACCAATTCACAAATAATCATGATTTTACGTTGTACTTTGCTGTAGGTGCTTGGGAGAAGGATGATGTGCCGAATAACATCGAAAACAGATGGATACTTGCTCCAAATCTTAACGGAACGCCTAATCACGTATATTACAGTTATCATCAGGACGTTACCGATTTATTTAATCAAAGCGGCATGTTCTTTAGCAGCACGCCAGAAATTCACGATACTTGGGTGAATATCGATACCGCTCTTGGGTCTGATGATGACAAAATGGACAATAACGGTATCAGTCCTGGAACCCTGCCAAAAGTCAACATGCATAAACGGTGGTATCTTTTTGATGAGGTTTATGGAAATCATAGTGAAATGACAGAGCATGCTGATGCGGATAATGAAACGTACATGGTCTTATCTGGGCAATATGACTAA
- a CDS encoding type III PLP-dependent enzyme yields MMLTIEDQEAAVNEFIDCLIEKRAEGDSFCAYIYNLKKLKDHAIRIKQSLPDFCYLFYAMKANPDIRILKVLDEIVDGFDAASAGEIQTAKTISIKPVIFGAPAKKEYEIKHIVHGDVQWTNVESFHDLKRLQYWGDKAGTTIPIIVRVNLKDDVSDSHLKMSGVPTQFGVDERHVPQLLRKLSVSPNLEFKGFHFHAMSNNLDAERHVNFIELCIKKAISWSREHRLSLSVVNVGGGVGINYFNADAPFEWDILSQGLHTLQKRYGAEGFKLILELGRYMVADCGYYTAEVIDIKENHGEQFALLRGGSHHFRLPAAWKMSHPFFVHPVAKWDYPFERPMISNSYVTITGELCTPNDVLAKHEYVNELKVGDLIIFMFTGAYGWSISHRDFLSHPYPEVHYID; encoded by the coding sequence ATGATGTTAACTATCGAGGATCAAGAAGCAGCAGTAAATGAATTTATAGATTGTCTGATTGAAAAGAGGGCGGAAGGGGATTCCTTTTGTGCATATATCTACAATTTGAAAAAACTGAAGGATCATGCAATCAGGATCAAACAATCTCTACCGGATTTTTGTTATCTCTTTTATGCCATGAAAGCGAATCCGGATATCCGAATTTTAAAAGTACTGGATGAAATAGTCGACGGCTTTGACGCAGCTTCAGCAGGAGAAATCCAGACAGCAAAAACGATTTCTATAAAGCCGGTTATATTTGGAGCACCTGCAAAAAAAGAATATGAGATTAAACATATTGTTCATGGAGATGTTCAATGGACGAATGTTGAGAGCTTTCATGATTTGAAACGACTTCAATACTGGGGAGATAAAGCGGGTACGACCATTCCTATTATTGTTCGAGTGAACCTGAAGGATGACGTCTCTGATAGCCATTTGAAAATGTCTGGTGTTCCAACTCAGTTTGGGGTGGATGAGCGGCATGTCCCGCAACTTTTAAGAAAATTGTCGGTTTCTCCGAACTTAGAATTCAAAGGCTTTCACTTTCATGCGATGTCCAACAACCTTGATGCCGAAAGACATGTTAACTTTATCGAACTATGTATCAAGAAAGCTATTAGCTGGAGTAGAGAACATCGGCTTTCCTTATCTGTTGTCAATGTCGGCGGAGGGGTTGGAATCAACTATTTTAATGCCGATGCACCATTTGAATGGGATATTCTCTCACAAGGTCTTCATACTTTGCAAAAACGATACGGAGCGGAAGGGTTTAAACTGATTCTCGAATTAGGACGCTATATGGTAGCCGATTGTGGATATTACACTGCCGAAGTGATTGACATAAAAGAGAACCATGGAGAACAATTTGCGTTATTGAGGGGAGGCTCTCATCATTTCCGTTTACCGGCTGCATGGAAAATGAGCCACCCGTTCTTCGTTCATCCGGTTGCTAAGTGGGATTACCCGTTCGAACGGCCGATGATTTCAAATTCATATGTGACCATCACTGGTGAACTCTGCACCCCAAACGATGTATTAGCGAAACATGAATATGTAAACGAATTGAAAGTAGGTGACCTTATTATTTTTATGTTTACAGGTGCCTACGGATGGTCGATTTCCCATCGAGACTTTCTATCTCATCCTTACCCTGAAGTGCATTATATCGATTGA
- a CDS encoding MFS transporter, translating into MEKINTFPLQGFFALQSTSFRRFLYGSFLIRTSEWMDLTILNWVVYQWTNSPLMLGLLNACRLLPIFFFSLPAGILADRFDRLKMLTLAYFGLCISTFLIAMFVQEKLPIFWLLTAITVRSFLSTIEVPIRNAFLSDLVPKSMLANGIAIQTTIINLSRIIGPALAGVLLVHSSPGILMYFVSLGSLFAMISLFLIQPIEQNGKSDEKQGNKESIKETFRYIDQNPKVLSVLLIAIAPMVFGFPYTTMLPIFSKELLGMGPDGFGLLLSVSSVGAIVSTILLSIGQPNNSRRLLVLSALGFGTGLCFFTLFNHSYTLILLFMFLIGLASQFYRTLSRVVLQLNVSERYRGRVLSIALMDRGYIPLGALIVGWVGSSFGAYSAGLFMGLGCILSTLCITLLRKNLWNGQE; encoded by the coding sequence TTGGAAAAAATAAACACCTTTCCGCTACAAGGATTTTTTGCACTGCAATCTACATCCTTCCGGAGATTTTTATATGGGAGCTTTCTTATCCGCACCTCCGAGTGGATGGATTTGACGATACTTAATTGGGTCGTTTATCAATGGACGAATTCGCCATTGATGCTTGGTCTATTAAATGCATGCAGGCTGTTGCCGATTTTCTTTTTCAGCCTCCCAGCTGGAATTCTGGCTGATCGGTTCGATCGCCTAAAAATGCTGACCTTGGCCTATTTTGGACTGTGTATTTCGACATTCCTAATCGCTATGTTCGTCCAAGAAAAACTTCCGATCTTCTGGTTGTTAACAGCGATCACGGTTCGGTCCTTCTTATCGACAATCGAAGTCCCGATCCGAAATGCCTTTTTGTCAGACCTTGTCCCCAAATCCATGCTGGCGAACGGGATAGCGATCCAAACAACAATCATCAATTTGTCGAGAATCATTGGTCCTGCGCTTGCTGGCGTATTACTCGTTCATTCAAGTCCCGGTATACTAATGTATTTTGTATCACTTGGTTCTCTATTTGCAATGATATCCTTATTTTTAATTCAACCGATCGAGCAGAATGGGAAGTCAGATGAAAAACAGGGAAACAAAGAATCAATCAAAGAAACATTCCGATATATTGATCAAAACCCGAAAGTGCTCTCTGTCTTATTAATTGCGATCGCTCCAATGGTTTTTGGTTTTCCATATACGACGATGCTTCCGATTTTTTCAAAGGAACTTCTCGGAATGGGACCTGACGGGTTTGGATTATTGCTCTCCGTTTCATCCGTGGGAGCCATTGTTTCTACGATCCTATTATCGATCGGACAGCCGAATAATTCTCGGAGGTTGTTAGTCTTGTCAGCACTTGGTTTTGGAACAGGGCTGTGCTTCTTTACTTTATTTAACCACAGCTACACCCTTATCCTACTATTCATGTTCTTGATTGGATTAGCAAGCCAATTTTACAGGACTTTGAGCAGAGTGGTCCTTCAATTAAACGTTTCAGAACGATACAGGGGAAGAGTACTCAGCATAGCCTTAATGGATCGCGGTTACATCCCTTTAGGAGCGCTGATTGTCGGATGGGTTGGAAGTTCCTTTGGAGCCTATTCAGCCGGCCTTTTCATGGGATTGGGCTGTATTCTTTCAACCTTATGTATCACCCTTCTAAGAAAAAATCTATGGAATGGACAGGAATGA
- a CDS encoding IucA/IucC family siderophore biosynthesis protein: MNMLTETVKINTSSELHKEERQCLQFLQEHHPQLVSYYLNVLNQGRKGVLHKLAASLLREDIIGLYSKSITMKKIGSVLVIGFEGLNESWKGLLRQLQQQNLREEISYRIYRLDQQLLVFPIEKEFAFGRMILTDDILLIKEKRVQIVETAGELLSMIAHKLPRDVQNLQSELDNGTGNYLLALSYLEQWKQEVQKEAEGLNVKTSTEYARVKNSQDTLWSSSLFFEQLSTEGHHLHPGAKTKTGMSPCDVFRFSPEFHQLQLIRFVAVKRDKLIWTGDQPDYIESAFPEIMNDYELAMRKSGLNPEKYLILPVHEWQYEHAIPSIYSFEIENREIIFLDDITIQGSPSSSFRTIWPKVTGKPALKLAINSQMTSTVRSISTQTAMNSVTFTNMMKQILEREPTLDKFQPINEVAGYSFRSHRTDQSRNLTVVVRESLDGQLQQGELAIAGCSLYNSSPVSGKTILSELVDEYCCHQGLDMHQGAVSFLEDYLSIIIPGYLTLMVKYGVALEGHLQNSVPVFKNGQLVRFYFRDWGGSRIFLERLHQQDIKPEFYPDSVSVTDRETDMWNKIYYTVFQNHLGEFIVQLCQYSELSEGLLWEKVRNACDESFKSLLSQDIYSSKKDSERLYKPCVEHKALTKMRLYPDHGYCYSTVPNPLSNKEESAWKK, translated from the coding sequence ATGAACATGCTGACTGAAACAGTAAAAATAAATACATCATCGGAACTACATAAGGAAGAGAGACAATGCCTCCAATTTCTACAGGAACATCATCCACAACTCGTTTCTTATTATCTAAATGTTTTAAATCAAGGAAGGAAGGGGGTGCTTCATAAGCTTGCTGCTTCTTTACTACGTGAAGATATTATTGGACTTTATTCAAAATCGATTACGATGAAAAAAATCGGTTCTGTTTTGGTCATCGGCTTCGAAGGGTTGAATGAAAGCTGGAAAGGGTTGCTGCGTCAACTTCAACAACAAAATCTTCGCGAAGAAATCTCGTATCGCATTTATCGTTTGGACCAACAGCTTCTCGTATTCCCGATCGAAAAAGAGTTCGCTTTTGGCAGAATGATCCTAACAGACGATATTTTGCTGATCAAAGAAAAGAGGGTTCAAATCGTGGAGACGGCAGGCGAGCTGCTTTCGATGATTGCCCACAAGCTTCCGAGAGATGTACAAAACCTACAAAGTGAGCTGGATAATGGAACAGGAAATTACCTTTTAGCACTTTCTTATCTTGAACAATGGAAGCAGGAAGTACAGAAGGAAGCGGAAGGACTGAACGTGAAGACGTCGACGGAATATGCACGTGTTAAAAATTCCCAGGACACATTGTGGAGTTCTTCACTCTTTTTTGAACAGCTTTCTACGGAAGGACACCATTTACACCCGGGTGCCAAGACAAAGACAGGTATGTCACCTTGTGATGTTTTCCGATTTTCACCTGAATTTCATCAATTGCAATTGATTCGCTTTGTTGCGGTAAAAAGGGATAAACTGATTTGGACAGGGGATCAGCCAGACTATATTGAATCTGCGTTTCCTGAGATTATGAACGATTACGAGCTCGCGATGAGGAAAAGCGGCTTGAATCCGGAAAAATATTTGATACTCCCTGTTCATGAATGGCAATATGAGCATGCAATTCCCTCGATCTATTCATTTGAGATTGAGAATAGAGAAATCATTTTTTTAGATGATATAACGATTCAAGGATCACCGTCATCATCATTCAGAACGATTTGGCCGAAAGTTACTGGAAAGCCAGCGTTGAAGCTTGCAATAAACAGTCAGATGACTTCAACGGTACGATCGATTTCAACACAAACTGCGATGAACTCTGTCACTTTTACAAATATGATGAAACAAATCTTGGAAAGGGAGCCGACTCTGGATAAATTCCAGCCGATTAACGAGGTGGCAGGCTATAGCTTTCGATCTCATCGTACAGATCAGTCAAGAAACCTGACCGTCGTGGTGAGAGAAAGCTTGGATGGGCAACTCCAGCAAGGTGAGTTAGCGATTGCAGGCTGCAGCTTATATAATAGTTCACCAGTTTCAGGGAAAACGATATTAAGTGAATTAGTGGACGAATATTGCTGTCATCAAGGACTCGATATGCATCAGGGGGCCGTTTCCTTTTTAGAAGACTACCTCTCTATCATCATTCCTGGCTATTTAACTTTAATGGTGAAATACGGAGTGGCGCTTGAAGGACACTTGCAAAATAGTGTACCTGTATTTAAAAATGGGCAGCTGGTTCGGTTTTACTTCAGAGATTGGGGAGGGTCGAGAATCTTCCTCGAACGCCTCCACCAACAAGACATCAAACCCGAATTTTATCCTGACTCGGTATCGGTAACCGATCGCGAAACGGATATGTGGAACAAAATCTATTACACAGTCTTCCAAAATCACTTAGGAGAATTCATCGTTCAGTTATGTCAGTACTCTGAATTATCCGAGGGTCTATTATGGGAAAAGGTAAGAAACGCTTGTGATGAAAGCTTCAAATCTCTGTTATCTCAAGACATCTACTCATCTAAAAAGGATTCAGAGCGTCTATATAAACCATGTGTAGAGCATAAGGCATTGACGAAAATGCGCCTGTATCCTGATCATGGTTATTGTTACAGTACCGTTCCGAACCCATTGTCGAACAAGGAAGAATCAGCTTGGAAAAAATAA
- a CDS encoding IucA/IucC family siderophore biosynthesis protein, giving the protein MNQLIFYRENEKTVLDCLHKKHPVYSTIFQRFLPMARKRTLHQLIQALLREEVVKATWYKKDGDFEVTIPVYEDGKLVVPVSKRYSLHHIEISGDLFYSFKGSRRKVDHPVEFIKLLSIKQESLVIELENSVVNYALALTAAELRKEKLSWGGDVFSYLLKEKKVKPNFSPLVFAEQWVIEGHTLHPCSKTRLGLSTDDVMNFSPEWEGNPNVIPVAVHRDHVRMSSMDEYSMTEMLINEYPEVEKAFRELTSKGLGDYELIPIHPWQFEHTIKIRFQSEIDQGVIVPLEKTSIPTDALMSFRSLAPTGSRTHHHIKTAVDVQMTSAKRIVSPASVSNGPVISALLKKIQLNDPSIGSTLQFLAEKAGGHYQSHANEEDMFLMKNLSALVRENPEADLQDEEIAVPAAFLISQSPFTGKLILVELIEAYGRSMQINMEEAAIEYMKVYTTVLFPGLITLMVKYGISLEAHLQNAIPVFQQGRPVRFLLRDNGGIRIKRDRLDQMTGAETIDNSTNLLTDSTKDLFTMFSHALFHNHVGEMIVHVSKELGIAERKVWRSVKEVIYSTIDDLKKDEDCRVQAEELERELSSPFTSLKALVKMRLSEQVSENAYVSVPNPMLEQKEGVYEHAD; this is encoded by the coding sequence ATGAATCAATTGATCTTTTACAGGGAAAACGAAAAGACCGTCCTAGATTGTTTACATAAAAAGCATCCAGTATACTCAACCATTTTTCAACGTTTTCTTCCGATGGCTCGGAAGCGTACTCTTCATCAGCTGATTCAGGCACTTTTAAGAGAGGAAGTTGTAAAAGCAACGTGGTACAAAAAGGATGGCGACTTTGAAGTCACCATTCCCGTTTATGAGGATGGGAAGCTGGTTGTACCCGTATCCAAAAGATATTCGCTACACCATATCGAGATCAGCGGAGATCTATTCTACTCCTTTAAAGGCAGCAGGAGAAAAGTCGATCATCCTGTTGAATTTATAAAATTGCTTTCTATCAAACAGGAGAGTTTAGTAATTGAACTTGAGAACTCAGTGGTCAATTATGCTCTTGCTTTAACCGCTGCTGAATTACGTAAAGAAAAACTGTCATGGGGAGGAGATGTATTTTCCTATCTTCTTAAAGAAAAGAAAGTGAAACCTAACTTCAGTCCTCTTGTATTTGCAGAACAGTGGGTGATCGAGGGTCATACACTTCATCCCTGCTCAAAAACAAGACTAGGCTTATCAACAGATGACGTGATGAATTTTTCACCGGAGTGGGAAGGAAATCCAAATGTAATTCCAGTTGCCGTCCATCGGGATCATGTAAGGATGTCGTCAATGGATGAGTATTCCATGACAGAAATGCTGATTAACGAATATCCCGAAGTAGAAAAGGCATTTCGTGAGCTTACATCTAAAGGACTAGGGGATTACGAATTGATTCCGATCCACCCTTGGCAGTTTGAGCATACGATCAAAATTCGCTTTCAATCTGAAATAGATCAAGGAGTAATCGTGCCACTTGAAAAAACAAGTATTCCAACAGATGCACTCATGTCTTTCCGGTCACTTGCCCCAACAGGCAGCCGAACACATCATCACATAAAAACAGCGGTCGATGTCCAGATGACAAGTGCGAAGCGAATCGTATCACCAGCTTCTGTATCGAACGGCCCAGTAATCTCTGCCCTTTTAAAGAAGATTCAACTAAATGATCCGTCAATCGGGAGTACGCTACAGTTTTTAGCGGAAAAAGCCGGTGGACATTATCAGTCCCATGCCAATGAGGAGGACATGTTTTTAATGAAAAACCTGTCCGCTCTCGTACGAGAAAATCCTGAAGCAGACCTACAAGATGAAGAAATTGCTGTACCAGCTGCATTCTTGATCAGCCAATCTCCTTTTACAGGGAAGTTAATTCTAGTCGAATTGATTGAGGCGTACGGTCGGTCAATGCAAATAAATATGGAAGAAGCTGCGATTGAATACATGAAGGTCTACACAACAGTACTATTTCCGGGTTTGATCACGTTAATGGTCAAGTATGGGATCAGTTTAGAAGCTCATCTCCAAAATGCGATTCCCGTGTTTCAGCAAGGACGACCAGTTCGTTTCCTCCTCAGGGATAATGGTGGAATTCGTATCAAACGAGATCGACTGGACCAAATGACAGGTGCGGAAACGATTGATAACAGCACGAATCTATTAACTGACTCTACCAAGGATTTGTTTACGATGTTTTCTCATGCTCTCTTTCACAATCATGTTGGCGAAATGATTGTACATGTTAGCAAAGAACTTGGTATCGCAGAAAGAAAGGTGTGGAGATCCGTGAAAGAAGTCATCTATTCAACGATTGACGACCTGAAAAAGGATGAAGATTGTAGGGTACAGGCAGAGGAATTGGAAAGGGAACTCTCCTCACCTTTCACATCTTTAAAAGCGCTCGTCAAAATGAGGCTGAGCGAACAAGTGTCGGAAAATGCTTACGTATCCGTACCGAATCCAATGTTGGAACAAAAGGAAGGTGTATATGAACATGCTGACTGA
- a CDS encoding class I SAM-dependent methyltransferase: MAILYDGIGKTYDTTRRADPEIARRLKSHLQVSDGASVVDIACGTGNYTIALEGLGLHMTGVDISAEMITKAKSKSKSIKLDIADAQNLPYSKSTFDGATCTLSIHHFDNLSAPFQEVFRVIDKGRFVIFTSSPEQMENYWLKEYFPEAIRDSAEQMPSLSKVTDTLREAGFAIIGQETFLMQPDLQDFFLYSGKYEPKMYLDENVRSGISTFVNIASREEIEEGCSRLKRDIETNKINDVLANYSSDLGDYAFVIAEKK; this comes from the coding sequence TTGGCTATATTATATGATGGTATCGGAAAAACCTATGATACGACACGGCGAGCTGATCCTGAAATTGCGAGACGATTGAAAAGCCACCTGCAAGTTTCAGACGGAGCATCAGTTGTTGATATTGCTTGCGGTACTGGCAATTATACAATTGCGTTAGAAGGATTAGGACTACATATGACTGGTGTGGACATTTCAGCAGAGATGATCACGAAAGCAAAGTCAAAATCAAAGTCTATCAAATTGGACATAGCTGATGCACAGAATCTACCATACTCAAAAAGTACATTTGACGGGGCAACTTGTACTTTGTCCATTCATCATTTCGACAATCTTAGTGCCCCGTTCCAAGAAGTATTTCGAGTGATTGATAAGGGGAGATTCGTAATTTTCACCTCATCTCCTGAACAAATGGAGAACTATTGGCTTAAAGAGTATTTTCCCGAAGCAATCAGAGACTCAGCAGAACAAATGCCATCCTTATCAAAAGTAACCGATACACTAAGAGAAGCTGGATTTGCAATCATTGGACAAGAGACCTTTTTAATGCAGCCTGACTTACAGGATTTTTTCCTTTACAGCGGGAAATATGAACCGAAGATGTATTTAGACGAAAACGTACGTTCAGGAATTTCCACTTTCGTAAATATTGCTTCAAGGGAAGAAATTGAAGAAGGTTGTTCAAGATTGAAAAGAGACATCGAAACGAATAAGATCAATGATGTTTTAGCAAACTACAGCAGTGATCTAGGAGACTATGCTTTCGTCATTGCTGAAAAGAAATAA
- a CDS encoding permease prefix domain 1-containing protein gives MSERDSIKEFNDYIKTLTADLHLENEEKMELEEEWIQHLYDHYESLRRQYVIEEEAVRTAIDQFGEIQMLQDEVNQTYPSAVKQHAQKEITIGIVCLVATLIGPAILIGARPYVPFLPLMFAYFIYRFVISQQKNAILSIVGFAAIYGCFFQFLPKIINSPLTFDLYIDQLFSLEWNQLTGPDGLFQFVTLHMMWYVILIKQLLDRKNYSPLWKRMSNVSFQYWAMLLVGLFLARFQSSGEMGVLFLNVFLLYAFLQQIVSVQEFKLWKEKLVRLIVS, from the coding sequence TTGTCGGAACGTGATTCGATTAAGGAATTCAATGACTACATTAAGACACTGACTGCTGATTTACACCTTGAAAATGAAGAAAAGATGGAACTAGAGGAAGAATGGATACAGCATTTGTATGACCACTACGAATCATTACGGAGACAATATGTAATTGAAGAAGAGGCCGTTCGCACCGCAATCGATCAATTTGGAGAGATTCAAATGCTTCAAGATGAAGTGAATCAAACGTATCCAAGTGCGGTTAAGCAACATGCTCAAAAAGAGATTACGATTGGAATTGTTTGTCTTGTGGCAACTCTTATCGGACCGGCTATTCTAATTGGAGCACGTCCGTATGTCCCATTTTTACCTCTCATGTTTGCTTATTTCATTTATCGTTTTGTTATAAGCCAACAGAAGAATGCGATTTTATCCATAGTGGGATTTGCTGCAATTTACGGCTGCTTTTTTCAATTTTTACCCAAAATAATCAATTCACCCCTAACATTTGACCTTTATATTGACCAGCTTTTTTCACTAGAATGGAATCAATTAACTGGACCGGATGGACTTTTTCAATTCGTAACATTACATATGATGTGGTATGTAATTTTGATCAAACAGTTGTTAGATCGTAAAAATTATAGTCCATTATGGAAAAGAATGAGTAATGTAAGCTTTCAATATTGGGCAATGCTTTTAGTTGGCCTTTTTCTTGCAAGATTCCAATCGAGTGGAGAAATGGGTGTCCTATTTTTAAATGTATTTTTGTTATATGCATTTTTACAACAGATTGTTTCAGTTCAGGAATTCAAACTATGGAAGGAAAAGCTGGTACGTCTGATCGTATCTTAA